A window of the Juglans microcarpa x Juglans regia isolate MS1-56 chromosome 5D, Jm3101_v1.0, whole genome shotgun sequence genome harbors these coding sequences:
- the LOC121265733 gene encoding uncharacterized protein LOC121265733, with product MDKSWMNDPDRFVSLAYVEGVKYFLTEARNHTSGRDRIRCPCRACLNNLWLPIFEVETHLFIKGINPNYTQWIFHGEDETTLYVSDGDIDDDIIEEDDYIDDMQHMLDDIWSGTFVDVPQDSTPTPNRPPITVDSPVPSFDQLLEDARHPLFDGCTEFSKLSFIVKLLQIKSIGGWSIKSFDMLLDLLRSAFPNALLPQSYEESRSLEHGLGFKYHKIHACPNNCILFWKENASFNECPVCKASRWIPNTHGSRAIPQKVLRHFPLKSRLQRLFMSAKIAGDMRWHKEQRTIEDTCMRHPADSECW from the coding sequence atggacaaaagttggatgaatGATCCCGATAGGTTTGTATCACTTGCATATGTCGAAGGCGTTAAATATTTCCTCACAGAAGCACGAAACCATACAAGTGGAAGGGATCGCATTCGATGTCCATGTCGTGCATGCCTTAACAATCTTTGGTTGCCTATATTTGAGGTGGAAacccatttatttattaaaggGATCAACCCAAATTACACccagtggatatttcatggggaggatGAGACAACATTGTACGTTAGCGATGGTGATATTGATGACGATATCATCGAAGAAGACGATTATATAGATGACATGCAGCATATGTTGGATGACATCTGGTCAGGCACCTTCGTTGATGTGCCCCAAGATAGCACTCCTACGCCAAACAGGCCACCAATTACTGTAGATTCACCAGTACCATCTTTTGACCAACTACTAGAGGATGCCCGACATCCGCTTTTCGACGGGTGTACAGAATTTTCAAAGTTGTCATTCATTGTCAAGTtgttacaaatcaaatcaatcGGTGGATGGTCAATTAAGTCATTTGACATGCTTCTTGATTTGTTGAGGTCTGCCTTTCCTAATGCCTTATTGCCACAATCATATGAGGAGTCAAGGTCTTTGGAGCACGGCTTGGGCTTCAagtaccacaaaatccatgcgTGCCCCAACAACTGCATcttattttggaaggaaaatgcttcTTTTAATGAATGCCCTGTATGTAAGGCTTCAAGGTGGATACCAAATACACACGGGTCACGCGCGATACCTCAAAAGGTGTTGCGTCACTTTCCTTTGAAATCGAGATTGCAGCGCCTCTTTATGTCTGCAAAGATAGCAGGTGATATGCGATGGCACAAAGAACAACGGACTATAGAAGATACTTGTATGAGACATCCGGCCGACTCTGAGTGCTGGTAG